Part of the bacterium genome, ATAATCTTTTCTGTTATCTGATTTATTTCCATATCTTCTCTGTTGCTCTGCGTCTCTGCGGTAAATTACCACCTGAACGGTTACTCTTTTCTGTTATCTGATTTATTTCCATGTCTTCTCTGTTCCTCTGCGTCTGTGCGGTGAATTACCACCTGAACGGTTACCCTGAACGATTACGATAATTTATCAAATTTCACTTCGTGTCCTTCGTGGTGAATAGTTACAAACTATTTTTATATTCGGTCGAAAACTTTCTATCTCATCGAGTCAACTATTTGTCTAATCCCAGTATCTTCCGGGTGGTATCTTAAATAGAGTTCAAATTCACTTTTTGCCTTCTGATATGAGGCAATTGCTTCATTAATTGGTCCTTTTACTCTTTTTGTTTCAGCATCTCTAAAATAAGCCGCGCCTAAATCCCGATGGACATCAATATTTTTAGGGTCTATTTTGACTATTTCTTCAAATGCCTTTGCCGATTCCTCAAATTTTCCATAGTTAAAATAGACCTCACCTAATCTATGATGGGCATTAATTAATGTTGGGTCAATGGCTAGGGCAGATTTTAACCACTTAATTGCATTTTCATTGTCTTTTTTCCGGAAGTAAATATCGCCAATTGTTACTTGACATTGTCCCTCATTTGGTCTCATCTTCGCCACTGTTTTATATACCTCAATCGCCTTATCATACTCGTTATCTTTAGAATATAATGCACCTAAATTATTAAGCGGTTCAGCAAAGACAATATTATATTTTAATGCGGTTAGATAGGCATCAATCGCCTTTTGTTTGGCTGTTTTAGAACCGACATCGTATTCTAAGGCATAGGTAGCACCTAAAATATTATAAAAATAACCATCTTTGGGATTAACCTTAAAGGCATCTTTTATCCGATTATGTGTCTTATAAATCCATTCCTTTTTTAATTCTATTTGATTCATCGGAATAGAGGCGGCTTTTTTATAATAGGTGTAGGTCAACTCACCATAGTAATGTCTTTCTCTGAAATTGAGTTGGGTGGCTTTTTCATACATCTTTAAAGCGGTATCTAAATCCTGGTCATGGATTGCCTTCTCCCCTTTATTAAAATAACAATCTGCTCGATATGGGAAAAGAGAAAGGTAGGCTAATAAACATACCATAAATACAACTAAAGTAGATAGAGCGATTTGAGCAGGTGTAAATTGAATAGAGGCAGAAGTTTTTTTAGGTGTTTCCTGTTCTATTTTTTCCTGGCTAAGATTGGTATAGCCGCAAATGACCATCGTCAACCCCATTAATGTCCAGAAAAAGGGTGTAAAAGAAATCACGGCAAAGGCAAATTGATTTTGAATAATATAGGAGACAAAGGCAGAGAAAAACCCAGCAATTAAGACTTTATCTGCTGGTGAGGGACTTTGTCTATATCCTTTAATTGCCAGATAACTAAAGGCAAGTATTAACCAGAAATAAATGGCTAATCCAACTAAACCTTTTGTCACGCCAGTATCGAATACTTCATTATGAGCCCTATCGTAATCAACATTTGCTCCTTCTAATTTTTCCATCCCCGGCAGTTCAAAAGCCGGATATACCCATTTCATCGTATCTACTCCTACCCCAAATACCAATCCACAAAAAGGAAAGGTGAGTGGGCCACGAATTGGGCCATCTTGAGGATAGCGTGCCATAATTATTGCTGAATTTCGCCAGATAAAATATCGAGAGCCAAGTGCTCCGACAAGTTTATTGGTTAACCAGCCTTCTTTTATCTGATTAGCCTTTTCTGGAGATGCGTCTTTGTCAATAAGTATTGTTTTGAGCTGTTCACCTTTTTCTTGCTGAGCTGATTTAAAAACATTAACTATTCGTTCGCCTAATGAATTTGGTTGAAGGCAAAGATAAGTAGTCAGGATAAAAAATGATAGACCAAAAACAATTATCCTTTTTCGAGTATAAACAAGTGCCTTTTTAGCCCACAAAATAGCAAAAATAATCATTCCGGCTACTAAACCAGTCAGAGGACCACGACTTTTGGCTATGAATAAGGATGCATACATTGTTATCAAGGCTATCCCAAATATCCAGATTTTTATTGTTTCAATCCCTATTTTTTGCTCTCTAACGATTTTTTTCTTCTTATCTTTTTTCTTAGTAATGACTTTTTTAACCTCTTCTTTCAAGAAGAAGTATCCTAATGCCACCGGGATAAGCATTCCTAAATATGCCCCCAGAAATATAGGATTACC contains:
- a CDS encoding tetratricopeptide repeat protein, which produces MNKRKIDDICNKIIKWSFLGLLTLVPLYFDTHCRGVFDVPKMTLLRLFSLVIIGAWLLRIILTRESNFVRSPLDIPVLAFLLSSIASTICSVDPFTSLVGAYKRHEGLTTTISYVLLFFTATNLLHNNRKLLHLTVYLNIGIGFIVSFYTFIQRAGLDPISWAADVSERAVSTFGNPIFLGAYLGMLIPVALGYFFLKEEVKKVITKKKDKKKKIVREQKIGIETIKIWIFGIALITMYASLFIAKSRGPLTGLVAGMIIFAILWAKKALVYTRKRIIVFGLSFFILTTYLCLQPNSLGERIVNVFKSAQQEKGEQLKTILIDKDASPEKANQIKEGWLTNKLVGALGSRYFIWRNSAIIMARYPQDGPIRGPLTFPFCGLVFGVGVDTMKWVYPAFELPGMEKLEGANVDYDRAHNEVFDTGVTKGLVGLAIYFWLILAFSYLAIKGYRQSPSPADKVLIAGFFSAFVSYIIQNQFAFAVISFTPFFWTLMGLTMVICGYTNLSQEKIEQETPKKTSASIQFTPAQIALSTLVVFMVCLLAYLSLFPYRADCYFNKGEKAIHDQDLDTALKMYEKATQLNFRERHYYGELTYTYYKKAASIPMNQIELKKEWIYKTHNRIKDAFKVNPKDGYFYNILGATYALEYDVGSKTAKQKAIDAYLTALKYNIVFAEPLNNLGALYSKDNEYDKAIEVYKTVAKMRPNEGQCQVTIGDIYFRKKDNENAIKWLKSALAIDPTLINAHHRLGEVYFNYGKFEESAKAFEEIVKIDPKNIDVHRDLGAAYFRDAETKRVKGPINEAIASYQKAKSEFELYLRYHPEDTGIRQIVDSMR